From the genome of Miscanthus floridulus cultivar M001 chromosome 10, ASM1932011v1, whole genome shotgun sequence, one region includes:
- the LOC136488580 gene encoding uncharacterized protein yields the protein MDILHVPSYAKYIKYIINNKRPPPSTEVVKLTELCSAAILDFLEKKKDPGCPTISCSIAIQYFDQALCNLGASISVMPKAVFDKLNLMQLMPTPMMLQLANSTVRYPVGIAKDIPMKI from the coding sequence ATGGACATCTTGCATGTACCTTCCTACGCCAAGTACATCAAGTACATCATCAACAATAAGCGACCACCACCATCCACGGAGGTCGTCAAGCTAACAGAACTGTGTAGCGCTGCTATACTCGACTTTCTTGAAAAGAAGAAGGATCCTGGGTGCCCCACAATCTCATGTTCCATTGCGATCCAGTACTTCGACCAAGCCTTGTGCAACCTTGGGGCTAGCATAAGCGTTATGCCCAAGGCCGTCTTCGACAAGCTTAACCTCATGCAATTGATGCCAACACCAATGATGCTTCAGCTGGCCAATTCGACGGTCCGCTACCCGGTAGGGATAGCCAAAGATATTCCGATGAAAATTTGA